A single window of Anopheles moucheti chromosome 2, idAnoMoucSN_F20_07, whole genome shotgun sequence DNA harbors:
- the LOC128299391 gene encoding myogenesis-regulating glycosidase yields the protein MSHRLLLSSLCLLFGFLAHSAVVAQTEYNLTFDRSSTVVNVNLKTRELRVTYSGLVVQQIRLSSNLDPAAEYTETADGFTLTNVATDGTVLELAKEVDDSSYSQFSVIRNAVPSNVVIVDCANLLSTHWYGGPQQKHQYWPVQKLRFNRYSMLSKEANNSAVGDRYWLNALGSFLHVDPWAPLFVDQNYGQPGFMCLESRAVLPYDTYEPSYDVRYTIGVGENARKAHMGAVGHILGKPSGHPAESMVTEPIWSTWARYKRDINSEVVLKFAREIIDNGFVGQYELDDDWEWCYGALTFNRTKFPDILSTITTIRELGFARTTLWIHPFINKGCEPWYSEAHRRGYLVADHSGNTDTEWWNSVRGQAAYVDFTKAEVREWFSNRLQAILDESSIDSFKFDAGESSWTPPDPVLNGPAGRRPSQIVGDYLRTVAAFGDLVEVRSALGTQDLPVFVRMIDKDSNWGWNNGLPTLITTLLQLNMVGYPLVLPDMVGGNGYDDSPPTKEMFIRWLQANVFMPSIQFSFVPWDFDTETVTIALVMTELHRSIAPVIMERFALAVSDGLPVNPPLWWLDPDDRIAQQIYDQYLLGDDIIAAPVIVNNARARDIYLPKGSWTDGNTGEKHTGPKWLRNYPVPLAMVPYFTRTV from the exons ATGTCTCATAGGTTGCTGCTGAGCAGCTTGTGTCTGCTGTTCGGTTTTCTGGCGCACAGTGCGGTGGTCGCACAAACCGAGTACAACCTAACGTTTGACCGCTCATCAACCGTAGTCAACGTCAATTTGAAAACTCGCGAACTTCGCGTCACGTACTCTGGTCTGGTAGTGCAACAGATCCGTCTCAGTTCGAATTTGGACCCGGCAGCCGAATACACCGAAACGGCGGACGGATTTACGCTCACGAATGTCGCTACGGACGGGACAGTGTTGGAACTGGCAAAGGAAGTAGACGACTCCAGTTACTCACAGTTTTCCGTGATAAGAAATGCCGTACCTTCGAATGTTGTGATCGTCGACTGTGCCAATCTGCTCAGCACGCACTGGTACGGTGGACCCCAGCAGAAGCATCAATACTGGCCGGTGCAAAAGCTGCGCTTCAACCGCTACAGCATGCTGTCGAAGGAGGCGAACAACAGTGCCGTCGGCGACCGTTACTGGCTCAATGCACTCGGGTCGTTCCTGCACGTGGATCCATGGGCACCGTTGTTCGTCGACCAGAACTATGGTCAGCCGGGGTTTATGTGTCTTGAGTCGCGAGCCGTCTTGCCGTACGATACGTACGAACCAAGCTACGACGTGCGCTACACGATCGGTGTGGGCGAGAATGCCCGCAAGGCACATATGGGGGCCGTTGGACACATCTTGGGCAAACCTTCCGGCCatccagccgaatcgatggTAACGGAACCGATCTGGTCAACGTGGGCCCGGTACAAGCGGGACATTAATAGCGAGGTTGTGCTCAAGTTTGCCCGTGAGATTATCGACAACGGATTCGTCGGCCAGTACGAACTGGACGATGATTGGGAATGGTGCTATGGAGCGCTCACCTTCAATCGCACCAAGTTCCCGGACATTCTCAGCACGATCACCACGATCCGGGAGCTGGGTTTCGCCCGGACGACGCTTTGGATCCATCCGTTCATCAACAAGGGTTGCGAACCGTGGTATTCTGAGGCCCACCGGCGTGGCTATCTGGTCGCCGATCACTCGGGCAACACCGACACCGAATGGTGGAACTCTGTGCGCGGTCAGGCGGCGTATGTCGATTTCACTAAGGCGGAAGTTCGCGAATGGTTCAGCAACCGGCTGCAGGCCATCCTCGATGAGTCCAGCATTGACAGCTTCAAGTTTGATGCCGGCGAGAGCAGCTGGACTCCACCGGATCCCGTGCTGAACGGGCCGGCCGGTCGTCGACCGAGCCAGATTGTCGGTGACTACTTGCGCACGGTGGCGGCGTTCGGTGATCTGGTCGAGGTGCGGTCCGCCCTCGGTACGCAGGATCTGCCCGTGTTTGTGCGCATGATCGACAAAGATTCGAACTGGGGCTGGAACAATGGGTTGCCTACGCTCATCACCACGCTGCTGCAGCTGAACATGGTCGGCTATCCGCTCGTACTGCCGGATATGGTCGGTGGCAATGGTTACGACGATAGTCCCCCGACGAAGGAGATGTTTATCCGGTGGCTGCAGGCGAACGTATTCATGCCGAGCATACAGTTCTCGTTTGTGCCGTGGGATTTTGACACCGAAACGGTCACCATTGCGCTTGTCATGACCGAGCTACATCGAAGCATAGCACCAGTGATCATGGAGCGGTTTGCACTGGCCGTCTCGGATGGGTTGCCGGTGAATCCACCGCTCTGGTGGCTCGATCCGGACGACCGCATTGCCCAACAAATTTACGATC AATATCTGCTTGGCGATGACATCATTGCGGCACCGGTAATAGTGAATAATGCACGGGCGCGTGACATTTACCTGCCGAAGGGTTCCTGGACAGATGGTAACACCGGCGAGAAGCAcaccggaccaaaatggtTACGAAACTATCCGGTTCCCTTGGCAATGGTACCGTACTTCACCCGCACGGTTTAG
- the LOC128299399 gene encoding uncharacterized protein LOC128299399, producing MANSVAGQLLVYALLLFFVVVAVFLSYAIILHTEQSQMWSTIKDRGATRTMPNGTTNYWYYIVRDMDKIRNMTDLLHMDRSTHVVPTPVGFRVIGKDFEIHFDRINVTHAAEDEGPHQPQEDYIPTLVKRKTYVWEITRRQPTANITVPVFLGKIHDKQAIPPFQNAIPPPDSDTKKE from the exons ATGGCGAATAGCGTGGCCGGACAGCTACTGGTCTATGCCCTTCTGCTATTCTTCGTGGTTGTGGCCGTGTTTCTTTCCTATGCAATCATTCTACACACCGAGCAGTCGCAGATGTGGAGTACCATCAAGGATCGCGGCGCTACGCGCACTATGCCGAACGGTACCACAAACTACTGGTACTACATTGTACGGG ATATGGACAAGATTCGCAACATGACGGACTTACTCCACATGGATCGTTCGACACACGTCGTACCAACGCCGGTTGGCTTCAGAGTGATCGGCAAGGACTTCGAGATACATTTCGATCGCATCAACGTGACGCATGCCGCCGAGGACGAGGGCCCACACCAACCCCAGGAGGACTACATACCAACGCTCGTGAAGCGCAAGACGTACGTTTGGGAGATAACAAGACGCCAACCGACTGCCAACATTACCGTACCGGTGTTCCTGGGAAAGATCCACGACAAGCAGGCCATTCCACCGTTTCAAAATGCAATTCCACCGCCGGATTCTGACACTAAAAAAGAGTAG
- the LOC128299398 gene encoding uncharacterized protein LOC128299398, with product MKRVQVVSYFVRLVAIIILHNTMTAVFCDQKKVPVHYPNRVIFKNDTKSFTVRVTRFICTETPYEVSELLQCKTVLRRNKPTFFNFTVHVPMVLNTVNFQVKTYYRLNNYQGFPINLNTEVCGYLRNPSDDIFSRHLMSIMFETIPHLMYYCPHGNTTYTVSYWLEDKFFPKSMPAGDYRQDVWFRTEQNKTLFSYQVYFSVRRMGIWRSLIEW from the exons ATGAAACGTGTACAGGTCGTGAGTTACTTTGTACGATTGGTAGCCATTATCATTTTGCACAACACAATGACAGCCGTCTTCTGTGATCAAAAGAAAGTGCCGGTGCACTACCCTAATCGGGTCATTTTCAAAAACGATACGAAATCCTTCACCGTGCGTGTGACACGGTTCATCTGTACGGAAACACCGTACGAAGTGTCAGAACTGTTGCAGTGCAAAACTGTTCTGCGGCGCAACAAGCCAACGTTCTTCAACTTTACCGTGCACGTACCGATGGTGTTGAACACAGTGAATTTTCAGGTTAAAACATATTACCGATTGAACAACTATCAGggatttccaatcaatttgAACACGGAAGTGTGTGGCTATTTGCGCAACCCGTCGGACGACATCTTTTCGCGCCATCTTATGTCGATCATGTTTGAAACGATCCCGCATCTTATGTACTACTGTCCACATGGG aACACAACCTATACAGTAAGCTATTGGCTGGAGGATAAATTCTTTCCCAAATCCATGCCGGCCGGAGACTACCGGCAGGATGTGTGGTTCCGTACTGAGCAGAACAAAACGCTCTTTTCGTATCAAGTGTACTTCTCCGTCCGGAGGATGGGTATATGGCGATCTTTAATCGAATGGTag